A single window of Amphiura filiformis chromosome 17, Afil_fr2py, whole genome shotgun sequence DNA harbors:
- the LOC140138292 gene encoding L-proline trans-4-hydroxylase-like: MADRDFHYHDDFTVTDEMKSAWKEDGYILVRSILSPKEMSILRPALESDDGVRQHAYGLPDGEGLHSNMCIWNHPGNDITGMIFRSQKMVDTAEQLLGGEVYHYHTKLMMKEAHTGGRFVWHQDYGYWYNNGCLYPDMMSVFVAIDRCDRGNGCLQVLKGSHKLGRIDHGAVSGQTGANLERVNHAVNILSLVHVEMEPGDALFFHCNVLHKSEQNKSDRRRWAFVAAYNKATNNPVKEHHCPRYTPLYKVPNEAILTCGNKTDMAGKDFLDPTKDDTVRNPKRLKTK, from the exons ATGGCTGACAGAG ATTTCCATTACCATGATGATTTCACTGTGACGGATGAGATGAAGAGTGCATGGAAGGAAGATGGATACATACTTGTAAG ATCCATTTTAAGTCCGAAAGAGATGTCAATTCTAAGACCAGCTTTGGAGAGTGATGATGGCGTAAGGCAGCATGCATATGGACTTCCTGATGGTGAAGGCTTACATAGTAATATGTGTATATGGAATCACCCTGGCAATGACATCACTGGTATGATATTCAGATCACAGAAGATGGTGGATACAGCAGAACAG CTCTTAGGTGGAGAGGTGTACCATTATCACACCAAACTGATGATGAAAGAAGCTCATACAGGAGGCAGATTTGTCTGGCATCAAGATTATGG ATATTGGTACAACAATGGTTGCTTATATCCTGATATGATGTCCGTATTTGTTGCAATTGATAGATGTGATCGTGGCAATGGTTGCTTGCAG GTGTTGAAGGGCTCTCACAAGCTAGGACGTATTGACCATGGGGCTGTTAGTGGTCAGACAGGTGCCAATTTGGAGAGGGTCAACCATGCAGTCAACATACTATCGTTGGTTCATGTGGAAATGGAACCTGGAGATGCGCTCTTTTTCCACTG taatgttttgcATAAGAGTGAACAAAACAAGAGTGACAGAAGACGATGGGCGTTTGTAGCAGCATATAACAAAGCTACAAATAACCCAGTGAAGGAGCATCACTGTCCAAGGTATACACCACTATATAAG GTTCCAAACGAGGCTATACTGACTTGTGGAAACAAAACAGATATGGCTGGGAAAGATTTTCTGGATCCTACAAAAGATGACACCGTCCGGAATCCAAAGAGACTCAAAACGAAATAG